The Juglans regia cultivar Chandler chromosome 2, Walnut 2.0, whole genome shotgun sequence genome includes a window with the following:
- the LOC108979853 gene encoding metal tolerance protein 9-like, which translates to MEEKCGVQSDPTCTGDCRRETTTILQPPEAETAKALKRQKSSWRLDVKEFQLPQKRADDHDHDHTPSTFRRLLRSNRKQTKVSGYYRKQEKILEGFNEVETMSDTGGFPGSLTKDEMEQLAQSERMAVNVSNIANLVLFAAKVFASVESSSLAVIASTLDSFLDLLSGCILWYTSYAMRKPNHYRYPIGKNRMQPVGIIVFASVMATLGLQILLESARQIIAKSRPEMDHHQEKWVIGIMVSVTVVKFVLMVYCRRFENEIVRAYAQDHFFDVITNSVGLAAAVLAVRYHWWIDPAGAIIIALYTINTWSRTVIENVWSLIGRTAPPDFLAKLTYMIWNHHEDIQYIDTVRAYTFGSQYFVEVDIVLPEDMYLNQAHNIGETLQEKLEQLPEVERAFVHIDFEFTHRPEHKART; encoded by the exons ATGGAGGAGAAGTGTGGAGTTCAAAGTGATCCAACATGTACTGGAGATTGCAGAAGGGAGACGACGACGATTCTGCAGCCACCGGAAGCCGAAACTGCCAAAGCGTTGAAGCGCCAGAAATCCTCATGGAGACTCGACGTCAAGGAGTTCCAACTGCCCCAGAAAAGAGCCGATGATCATGATCACGATCATACTCCCTCCACTTTCCGACGCCTTCTTCGGAGTAACA GGAAACAAACCAAGGTTTCGGGATATTATAGGAAACAAGAAAAGATCCTTGAAGGGTTCAATGAGGTGGAGACCATGAGTGACACAGGTGGTTTTCCAGGAAGTCTCACAAAG GATGAAATGGAGCAGCTTGCCCAGAGTGAGAGGATGGCAGTTAATGTGTCGAACATAGCAAACTTGGTGCTTTTTGCAGCAAAGGTGTTTGCTTCTGTTGAGAGCAGCTCATTGGCGGTTATTGCCTCAACCTTGGATTCTTTCTTGGATCTCTTGTCAGGGTGTATTTTATGGTATACATCATATGCCATGAGGAAGCCAAACCACTATCGCTATCCAATTGGAAAGAATCGGATGCAACCTGTG GGTATCATTGTTTTTGCATCAGTAATGGCAACTCTTGGATTACAAATATTGCTCGAATCTGCTCGACAAATAATTGCTAAG TCTCGCCCTGAAATGGATCATCACCAGGAGAAATGGGTAATTGGGATTATGGTTTCTGTCACGGTGGTGAAGTTTGTGCTCATGGTTTACTGTCGAAGATTTGAAAACGAAATTGTTAGAGCATATGCTCAAGATCATTTTTTCGATGTTATTACCAATTCAGTCGGTTTAGCAGCAGCTGTCCTAGCTGTCAGATATCACTGGTGGATTGATCCTGCTGGAGCCATTATA ATAGCATTATATACAATCAATACATGGTCGAGGACAGTGATTGAGAATGTATGGTCTCTGATTGGAAGAACTGCACCACCTGATTTCTTGGCAAAACTTACATATATGATATGGAACCACCATGAAGATATCCAGTATATTGACACAGTTAGAGCATACACCTTTGGCTCTCAGTACTTTGTGGAGGTTGACATTGTCTTGCCAGAAGATATGTATCTGAACCAGGCACATAACATTGGTGAGACACTTCAAGAAAAGCTTGAGCAACTCCCTGAAGTTGAACGAGCCTTTGTGCATATAGATTTTGAGTTTACTCACAGACCAGAACACAAGGCCAGGACTTGA